One stretch of Planctomycetia bacterium DNA includes these proteins:
- a CDS encoding VOC family protein: MPNATQPPTSIAAMLSVRNGQRAVEFYKSAFGAEILFSVQDETGAVVAQLAVEGALFWLADESPEHANFSPESLGGGTARMILTVADPDAMFARAVAAGAKVVWAVTEEYGWRIGRVVDPFGHHWEIGKPLGE; the protein is encoded by the coding sequence ATGCCCAACGCCACCCAGCCGCCGACTTCGATCGCCGCCATGCTCTCGGTGCGCAACGGTCAACGCGCCGTCGAGTTTTATAAGTCGGCCTTCGGCGCCGAGATACTCTTCTCGGTGCAAGACGAGACCGGGGCGGTCGTCGCGCAACTCGCCGTGGAAGGCGCGCTATTCTGGCTTGCGGACGAATCCCCGGAGCACGCCAATTTCAGCCCTGAGTCACTCGGCGGCGGCACGGCGCGGATGATTCTCACAGTCGCCGACCCGGACGCGATGTTTGCCCGCGCGGTGGCGGCCGGCGCGAAGGTCGTTTGGGCGGTAACGGAAGAATACGGCTGGCGCATCGGCCGCGTGGTCGACCCGTTCGGGCATCACTGGGAGATTGGGAAGCCGTTGGGGGAGTAG